TTCAATGCCTTACAAGCTTTACTACTGGGACGGGATCCCTGGGCGCGGCGAGTTCGTTCGCCTCGCGCTCGAGGAAGCCGGAGCCGATTATGTGGATGTCGCCCGCGATCCCGATGGGCAGGAGGGGGGCACGACGGCGATGCTGAAGCTGCTGATGGACGGCGAGGGAGCGAATATCCCGTTTGCGCCGCCATTTCTCAAAGACGGCGACCTTCTCATTCCCCACGTCGCCAATATCCTGTTCTACCTTGGCCCGAAGATCGGCCTGGCGCCCGAGGAGGAAGGCCTCCGTTTCGTTGCCAACGGCCTGCAACTGACGATCACCGATTTCGTCGCCGAGATCCACGACACGCACCACCCAATCGGCGTATCACTCTACTATGAGGACCAGAAGCCGGAGGCGTTGCGGCGATCCTCCGATTTCCTATCGGAGCGCCTGCCGAAGTTCCTCGGCTATTTCGAGCGGGTCTTGCGCCAGAATCCAAAGGGCCAGAATCCAAAGGCCCAGAATCCAAAGGGAAGGGGACATATTGTCGGCGACCGGTTGAGCTATGTCGATCTCTCGCTCTTCCAGCTCGTCGAAGGGCTTCGCTACGCCTTTCCGAAGGCGATGCGCAGCTACGAAGCGAGCATCCCGGGTTTGATCGCCCTGCACGACGCGGTCGCCGAGCGCCCGAATATCCGCAGCTATCTCGCCTCTGATCGAAGACTCTCCTTCAATGAGGCGGGGATTTTCCGGCACTATCCGGAGCTTGACCAGCCGTCATAGACGGCGCCGCCTGGGTGCACCGTGATCCGCTTCATAGGCAGCGACCTTCGCCAGATCCTCGACGAAGCGCGCACGCTGGGCAGCTGCATCCTCGCCGTCCCGGATCCTGAGAAGATAGGACGGATGGATCGTTACCAGGACCGGATAGCCGGCCGGAGCGTCGATCAGTTCACCGCGATTCCTCGTAACCCCGACGCTCCGACCGAGCAGCGTGACCAACGCCGTGGCGCCGAGCGCAACGACGAGGTCCGGTCGAAGCTGTTCGAGCTCGGCACCCAACCACCAGGAGCAACGCTGGATCTCGCCCGCATTGGGCCTTGAATGCAAACGCCGCTTGCCACGCTGCTCGAACTTGAAGTGCTTGACCGCATTGGTGAGATAGCAACTTGAGCGATCGACGCCGGCCTCGTGCAGGCATTCGTCGAGGATCCGGCCGGCCGGGCCGACGAACGGATGCCCCGCCAGATCCTCTCGATCACCGGGCTGTTCGCCGACGAGGACGATGCGGGCGTCAAGAGGGCCCTCGCCGAAGACCAGCTGTGTCGCATTCTTGTAGAGGTCGCAGCGTTCGCATCCTTCCGCCTGCTTCCGCAAGGCCGCAATGGAGCGCGCCTTGGCATGCTCGCCGGAAAGGGCCGGACCCGTTTTTGCTGCTACTCGCGACATTTGTTTTCGAGCCTTGCTCCTCGCTTCCATGCACGCCCGTCGCCGTGACTGGGTCGACGTTCTAACCCCAGGATCGAAATCATGTTCCGTCGCGCCTTGGGCGACCGACTAGGTCGTGGTGACGGCGGCGACGACGCCCGGTCCCGGCAGTTCACCCGCTGTGAGAGAGCAGTCACCGGGCGCCATGGTCGTGAAGATCGGCTCGCCGCTGCAGGGGGGAACGGGCCTTGCTTCGTCGGTGAGATTGATCCGCAAAGCCAAGACGGCGCTCCCGAACAACCAGTCGACCGCGACGAGCCCGTCGTCGGTTGGAAGTATACGGTGGCCGGGGACACCGGGTCGCTTGAGCAGGGGCGCGATATTCCGCTGGCGGATGTCGGCAAGCTCGCGGACGAAAGCGAGATGCCGCCTGCCCGCAGGACTTGCTGCACGATCCCATTGCAATTTCGATGCGGCGAACGTCCGCAGATCGAGCGGATCGGGCAAATCGGCCGCGGTCCTGCCGCGCGGCATGCCGCCGAAATTCTCGGCCTCTCCCTTGCGTCCGGAGCGAACGGCCGCGGCGATCTCGCCCTCGTAGTCGGCGAAGAAGCAAAACGGCTGGGTCTCGCCATATTCCTCGCCCATGAAGAGCAGCGGAACTTGCGGAACGAGCATCAGCGTCGCCGTCAGCACCCGCATCATGTCCGCTCCGACGAGAGAGACGAGGCGTTCGCCGAAGGCGCGGTTTCCGATCTGATCATGGTTCTGCAGAAAATTGACACGGGCCTGGGGCGGCACCTGGTCGCCTGTCCAGTGCGAGGAAATCTCCACGCCCTTGGCGGGCAGAGCAAAGCCTTCGGCCATGGCCTCGCGAATTTTCCGCCAGGGCTCTGCGGCAAAGGGCTGATAATGGCCTTTTGTCTCTCCCGTCGCCACGACATGCAGCGCGTTGTGGAGGTCATCGTTCCACGAGGCGGTGAAGAGTTCTGCCGCCCCTTCCGGTCCCCGCCCGATAAGGCTTCTGCGCCTGTGCGCGTCTTCGACGACGAGATGGACGTGGCGCTCGGGAAATGTCTCGTGGATCTCGCGCGCCATCTCAACGAGGATGTGCGGCTTGCGGCTATCCCTGATCTGCTCGGTCGCGTCGATGCGCAGCCCGTCGAAGCGGAAATCGCCCAGCCAATAGAGCGCATTCTCGATGAAATAACGTCGGACGGGGTCCTGCTCGAAGGCAATCGAGGGTCCCCACGGAGTCGCGCGATCCTTGTTGAAGAAGTCGGCCGCATAGCGCGGCAAGGCATTTCCTTCCGGGCCGAAGTGATTGTAGACGACATCGAGCAGCACCATGAGCCCGAGCGAATGGGCCCGATCTACGAGGGCCTTGAGGTCGTCCGGAGTTCCATAGGCATAGTGAGGCGCAAAGTGCAGCACGCCGTCGTAGCCCCAGCCGCGCGCGCCCGGGGCCTGGGCGATGGGCATTATCTCGATCGTGGTGATGCCGGTGTCGGCAAGGTGGGCAAGGCGCTCGCTTGCCGCGCGGAACGTGCCCTCCGGCGTGAAGGTGCCGATATGCAGTTCTGAGATGATGGCCTCTTCCCACGGGCGGCCGCGCCATGAGGTGTTCTCCCAACGATATGCCGCTTGATCGACGAGGACCGAAGGACCGGAGGGACCATCCTGCTGGGCCGAGGATGCCGGGTCGGCAACGAGCGACCCGTCGGACAGCTGAAAACAGTATCGGTCCCCGGCACGCGCTTTCAGCGAATGCTCGAACCATCCGTCGTCGAGCGACTGCATGTCATGAGCGGCGCCATTGTGGATGAGCCGGACCGCTCGTTCGTCGGGTGCCCACAATCTGAAGTACGCGGCGTCCGCCGAAAGCACACTGGCGCCCCATGTTTTCCTGAAAAGTCCCGGCGATTGCTGTCGCTGCATCGGCTTTGGTCCTCGGGTGATTGAAAGGAAACTGGTCGGCTTCGGCGAAAGTTCCCGCGTTTCCTCCCGCCGTCCCACAGCGCCCGCTAGGAACAATTTCTTCTCTTCCGCGTTGCACCATCGCTTCGAATCGGCGTGGGAGGGAATGACAACGGCAATGAACGTTTCTTTCTCCGAACTTAGTTTCCTGAAGCCCGAACTCGGCGCCGAATATACCGGCGAGGGTACGCACTTCGCGGTATTTTCGGCTCATGCGGAGAAGATCGAACTTTGTTTGTTCTCGGAGGATGGCAGCAGCGAAACGGCGCGCCTGCCGCTGCCGAAGCGCGAGGGAGATGTCTGGTCGGGCTATATCGAAGGCATCGGGCCGGGGACGCTCTACGGCTACCGCGCCCATGGCCCCTACGACCCGAACAACGGGCACCGGTTCAATCCGAACAAATTGCTGCTCGACCCCTATGGCAAGCAGGTCGCCGGCACATTTGCCTGGGACGATGCGCTGTTCGGATACACGATCGACGGCACTGGCAACGATCTTTCCTTCGATGAACGCGACAGCGCACCCTTCATGGTCAAGGGTGTCATCCAGGACCCGGCTTTCGACTGGGACGGCGAGCAGGCGATCCGCCGCCCCTGGACGGACACGATCATTTACGAGACCCATGTTCGCGGCATGACCATGGCGCACCCGGCGGTGCCGGAAGACCTGCGCGGCACATTCCTCGGCATGGCAAGCGATCCGATCATCGAACATCTGACGAAACTCGGCGTAACGGCCGTCGAACTCCTGCCGGTGCAGTATTTTCTCGATGACCGGCATCTGCTCGAGCGCGGCCTCAGGAACTATTGGGGATACCAGACGCTCGGCTACTTCGCCCCGCAGGCGCGCTACATGAAGAGCGGCCGGATCACCGAGTTCAAGACGATGGTGAAGCGGTTTCATGCCGCCGGCATCGAAGTCCTGATGGATGTCGTCTTCAACCATACGGCCGAGGGCTCCGAGCACGGTCCGACCCTGAGTTTTCGCGGTCTCGACAACCTGAGCTATTACCGGCCATCTCCGGAAAACCCGCGTCATACCTTCGACATGACCGGCACCGGCAACACGCTCAACGTCGCCCATCCGATGGTGCTGCGCATGGTGCTCGACAGCCTGCGCTATTGGGTGCAGGTGATGCATATCGACGGTTTCCGTTTCGATCTCGCGAGCGCGCTCGGCCGCGAGGACATAGAATTCGATCGGGAGGGCGGCTTCTTCGACGCGATCAGGCAGGACCCCATCCTCGCCGGCGTCAAGCTCGTCGCGGAGCCCTGGGATATCGGCGCGGGCGGGTACCAGCTCGGCGGCTTCCCGCACCCGTTCCGCGAATGGAACGACCGCTTCCGCGACGACGTCCGGCGGTTCTGGAAGGGGGATGACGGTATTGTGCCGGTGCTCGCCGAGCGTGTCGCGGGCTCGCCAGTACAATTCAACCATTCCGACCGCGGTGCGACCGCGTCGATCAATCTTGTCAGCGCGCACGACGGCTTCACGCTGATGGACACGGTTTCCTACAACGACAGGCACAACGAGGCGAACGGCGAGGACAATCGCGACGGACATCCCGAAAATCATTCGGACAACATGGGTGTCGAAGGTGCGACCGATGACGAGGGAATAAAGAACGCACGCGCGCGCCGTCGCCGCGCTATGTTCGCCACCCTGATGGCCAGTCAGGGGGTGCCGATGATCCTTGGCGGCGACGAGTTCGGAAATAGCCAGGGCGGCAACAACAACGTCTATTGCGAGGACAACGAAATCGGTTGGCTCGACTGGGCTTCCGGAGACGAAGCCTTCCTGGCCTTCTGTCGAAAGATGGTGGAGTTCCGCAAGGAAAATCCATCGCTCCGCCAGGAGCGGTTTCTCAACGGCGAACCGGGCGAGGGCGGTCACGTCGAGATTGCCTGGTACGCAGCCGACGGCCGTCCGATGGACGAGGGAGCGTGGCATGATGAGGCGTTGCGTATCGTCGGCGTCTACATCAGCCGCAACGGCGTCGCGGAGTCGGCGCCAGCGAACGGCATTTTCCTCGTTTTGAACGCCGGCGCCGACAGCGAGATCTCGCTTCCGCACGTAAATGGAACGGAGCGGTGGCAGCGCGTGCTTGATACAGCCTGTTTCGACGGGGCAAGCGACGACCCTGGCCCTGTTCGCGCGGCGCGAGACCATGAGCTTGTTGCAGGACAAGGCGTCACCGTTTTCGTTCCGGCGGATCATGGCTAGAAATGGCGAGCTGGCGCTCGAGGAAAACGGGCTCGTTTACGTGAGCGACACCGAACCGGGAATAAGGCGCCTGCGCAAGGGTCGAGGCTTCGTCTATCGGCTGCCTGACGGATCGGTACTTTGCGACCCTGTGGTGAAAGCGCGCATATCGTCACTGGGCCTGCCGCCCGCCTA
The genomic region above belongs to Sinorhizobium mexicanum and contains:
- a CDS encoding glutathione S-transferase; its protein translation is MPYKLYYWDGIPGRGEFVRLALEEAGADYVDVARDPDGQEGGTTAMLKLLMDGEGANIPFAPPFLKDGDLLIPHVANILFYLGPKIGLAPEEEGLRFVANGLQLTITDFVAEIHDTHHPIGVSLYYEDQKPEALRRSSDFLSERLPKFLGYFERVLRQNPKGQNPKAQNPKGRGHIVGDRLSYVDLSLFQLVEGLRYAFPKAMRSYEASIPGLIALHDAVAERPNIRSYLASDRRLSFNEAGIFRHYPELDQPS
- the treZ gene encoding malto-oligosyltrehalose trehalohydrolase encodes the protein MQRQQSPGLFRKTWGASVLSADAAYFRLWAPDERAVRLIHNGAAHDMQSLDDGWFEHSLKARAGDRYCFQLSDGSLVADPASSAQQDGPSGPSVLVDQAAYRWENTSWRGRPWEEAIISELHIGTFTPEGTFRAASERLAHLADTGITTIEIMPIAQAPGARGWGYDGVLHFAPHYAYGTPDDLKALVDRAHSLGLMVLLDVVYNHFGPEGNALPRYAADFFNKDRATPWGPSIAFEQDPVRRYFIENALYWLGDFRFDGLRIDATEQIRDSRKPHILVEMAREIHETFPERHVHLVVEDAHRRRSLIGRGPEGAAELFTASWNDDLHNALHVVATGETKGHYQPFAAEPWRKIREAMAEGFALPAKGVEISSHWTGDQVPPQARVNFLQNHDQIGNRAFGERLVSLVGADMMRVLTATLMLVPQVPLLFMGEEYGETQPFCFFADYEGEIAAAVRSGRKGEAENFGGMPRGRTAADLPDPLDLRTFAASKLQWDRAASPAGRRHLAFVRELADIRQRNIAPLLKRPGVPGHRILPTDDGLVAVDWLFGSAVLALRINLTDEARPVPPCSGEPIFTTMAPGDCSLTAGELPGPGVVAAVTTT
- the glgX gene encoding glycogen debranching protein GlgX codes for the protein MNVSFSELSFLKPELGAEYTGEGTHFAVFSAHAEKIELCLFSEDGSSETARLPLPKREGDVWSGYIEGIGPGTLYGYRAHGPYDPNNGHRFNPNKLLLDPYGKQVAGTFAWDDALFGYTIDGTGNDLSFDERDSAPFMVKGVIQDPAFDWDGEQAIRRPWTDTIIYETHVRGMTMAHPAVPEDLRGTFLGMASDPIIEHLTKLGVTAVELLPVQYFLDDRHLLERGLRNYWGYQTLGYFAPQARYMKSGRITEFKTMVKRFHAAGIEVLMDVVFNHTAEGSEHGPTLSFRGLDNLSYYRPSPENPRHTFDMTGTGNTLNVAHPMVLRMVLDSLRYWVQVMHIDGFRFDLASALGREDIEFDREGGFFDAIRQDPILAGVKLVAEPWDIGAGGYQLGGFPHPFREWNDRFRDDVRRFWKGDDGIVPVLAERVAGSPVQFNHSDRGATASINLVSAHDGFTLMDTVSYNDRHNEANGEDNRDGHPENHSDNMGVEGATDDEGIKNARARRRRAMFATLMASQGVPMILGGDEFGNSQGGNNNVYCEDNEIGWLDWASGDEAFLAFCRKMVEFRKENPSLRQERFLNGEPGEGGHVEIAWYAADGRPMDEGAWHDEALRIVGVYISRNGVAESAPANGIFLVLNAGADSEISLPHVNGTERWQRVLDTACFDGASDDPGPVRAARDHELVAGQGVTVFVPADHG